One genomic region from Chrysemys picta bellii isolate R12L10 chromosome 16, ASM1138683v2, whole genome shotgun sequence encodes:
- the LOC101941090 gene encoding phosphoribosylformylglycinamidine synthase-like isoform X3 produces MWMCWRGAALRWREPARSWAWPSTPGTWISTLISSRDSGATRPAWNASTWPSPTGRLLVDEKEVTESLFESIMRTQESSNPNNVIKFSDNSSAIRGRAVCSLWPRDPSRPSRFEKRTSTRHVIFTAETHNFPTGVAPFSGATTGTGGRIRDVQCTGRGAHVIAGTAGYSFGNLHIPGYPLPWEDPALPYPQNYAHPLQVAIRASDGASDYGNKFGEPVLAGFARSFGQRLPNGQRREWIKPIMFSGGIGTMEDIHVLKEPPKPGMLVVKVGGPVYRIGVGGSSASSIQVQGDNASELDFGAVQRGDPEMEQKMNRVLRGCVERGKANPICSLHDQGAGGNGNVLKELSDPAGAVIYASRFQLGDPTLSVLEIWGAEYQESNALLLRPTDTALLQRLGQRERCPVDVVGTITGDGRIVLVDDLEAPVTDMARVKPSGKKMPVDLQLEGVLGKMPQKEFVLSRHSPALRRLCLPPGLSVGDALERVLRLPAVASKRYLTNKVDRSVTGLVAQQQCVGPLHTPLADVAVVALSPFETVGAATALGEQPLKGLIDPGAGARLAVGEALTNLVFARVTDLRDVKCSGNWMWAAKQAGEGAALVDACGAMCEVMAQLGVAVDGGKDSLSMAARVGTDIVMAPGTLVVSAYAVCPDITATVTPDLKCPDGKGALLYVELCPERHRLGGSALAQCYSQLGDRCPDLENADTLAACFRLTQQLLQESVVSAGHDVSDGGLVTCLLEMAFAGNCGLQAKLVAPGASALEVLFAEELGLVLEVPSTVVGDVCRRYEEAGVRCLPIGHTGPLGPQSMVRLRVNGQEELARPVGELRAIWEATSFQLERLQASPHCVEQEERGLTLRQGPTFTLTFDPEVKPPLLCQMAQPGPRVAILREEGSNGDREMVAAFTMAGFQAWDVTMQDLFTGEVTLESFRGLVFVGGFSYADVLGSAKGWAASVTFNPRARAQFEAFRQRRNTFSLGICNGCQLMALLGWVGGESPQSDPTGCAVSPGVLLTPNDSGRFESRFVALAIEESPAVMLRGMAGSTLGIWVAHGEGRMRFRSPEVLAAVTSGGLAPLRYVDDQGQPTQEYPLNPNGSPLGIAGLCSPDGRHLAMMPHPERCVLPWQWAWMPPAWRSTMEVSPWLRMFQNACEWCLRHPKGES; encoded by the exons ATGTGGATGTGCTGGCGGGGGGCCGCACTGCGCTGGAgagagccagccaggagctgg GCCTGGCCTTCGACTCCTGGGACCTGGATTTCTACACTGATCTCTTCAAGAGATTCGGGCGCAACCCGACCAGCGTGGAATGCTTCGACCTGGCCCAGTCCAACAG GGCGCCTCCTAGTGGACGAGAAGGAGGTCACGGAGTCGCTGTTCGAGTCCATCATGCGGACCCAGGAGAGCAGCAACCCCAACAACGTCATCAAGTTCTCGGACAACAGCAG TGCCATCCGGGGCAGGGCCGTGTGTTCCCTGTGGCCCCGCGACCCATCCCGCCCCAGCCGCTTCGAGAAGAGAACGTCGACCCGGCACgtcatcttcactgcagagaccCACAACTTCCCCACCG GGGTGGCCCCATTCAGCGGTGCCACAACGGGAACAGGCGGGCGGATCCGGGACGTGCAGTGCACGGGGCGTGGGGCCCACGTCATCGCCGGCACGGCCGGGTACAGCTTCGGAAACCTGCACATCcctg gctacCCTCTGCCCTGGGAGGACCCGGCATTGCCCTACCCCCAGAACTACGCCCACCCCCTGCAGGTGGCCATCAGGGCCAGCGATGGCGCCTCTGACTACGGCAATAAGTTTGGGGaacctgtcctggctg GGTTCGCCCGTTCCTTCGGCCAGCGGCTCCCCAACGGGCAGCGCCGCGAATGGATCAAGCCCATCATGTTCAGCGGGGGGATCGGCACCATGGAGGACATTCACGTGCTCAAGGAGCCCCCCAAGCCTG GGATGCTGGTGGTGAAAGTGGGGGGCCCCGTGTACCGGATCGGAGTTGGGGGGAGCTCAGCCTCCTCCATCCAG GTGCAGGGGGACAACGCCAGCGAGCTGGATTTCGGGGCGGTGCAGCGGGGGGACCCCGAGATGGAGCAGAAGATGAACCGGGTGCTGCGGGGCTGCGTGGAGAGAGGGAAGGCCAACCCCATCTGCAGCCTCCACGACCAGGGGGCCGGGGGCAATG ggAACGTGCTGAAGGAGCTGAGTGACCCAGCCGGGGCCGTGATCTACGCCAGCCGCTTCCAG CTGGGGGACCCCACGCTGAGTGTGCTAGAGATCTGGGGGGCCGAGTACCAGGAGTCCAACGCCCTCCTGCTGCGCCCCACTGACACCGCGCTGCTGCAGCGCCTGGGCCAGCGCGAACGCTGCCCCGTGGACGTCGTGGGCACCATCACCGGGGACGGACGG ATTGTGCTGGTGGACGACCTGGAGGCCCCGGTGACGGACATGGCGCGGGTGAAGCCCAGTGGGAAGAAGATGCCGGTCGACCTGCAGctggagggggtgctgggcaagATGCCACAAAAG GAATTTGTCTTGTCCCGCCACAGCCCAGCCCTCCGCCGCCTGTGCCTACCCCCTGGGCTGAGTGTGGGGGACGCCCTGGAGCGGGTCCTGCGGCTGCCGGCCGTGGCCAGCAAACGCTACCTGACCAATAAG GTGGACCGGTCGGTGACGGGGCTGGTGGCCCAGCAGCAGTGCGTGGggcccctgcacacacccctggCCGACGTGGCCGTGGTGGCTCTGTCCCCCTTCGAGACGGTGGGGGCGGCCACGGCCCTCGGGGAGCAGCCGCTCAAGGGACTGATCGACCCGGGCGCGGGGGCCCGGCTGGCCGTGGGCGAGGCGCTCACCAACCTGGTCTTCGCCCGCGTCACCGACCTGCGG GATGTGAAGTGCAGTGGGAACTGGATGTGGGCGGCCAAGCAGGCGGGCGAGGGCGCGGCGCTGGTGGATGCCTGTGGGGCCATGTGCGAAGTCATGGCCCAGCTGGGGGTGGCCGTGGACGGGGGCAAGGACTCGCTCAGCATGGCGGCCCGTGTGGGAACGGACATCGTCATGGCGcccg GGACATTGGTCGTCTCAGCCTATGCCGTGTGTCCGGACATCACGGCCACCGTCACACCCGACCTCAAGTGCCCTGATGGCAAag GGGCCCTACTGTACGTGGAGCTGTGCCCAGAGCGGCACCggctggggggcagtgccctggCGCAGTGCTACTCCCAGCTAGGGGATCGCTGCCCAGACCTGGAGAACGCGGACACCCTGGCAGCCTGCTTCCGCCTCACCCAGCAACTgctgcaag agtCGGTAGTGAGTGCTGGGCATGACGTGAGCGACGGGGGGCTGGTGACCTGCCTGCTGGAGATGGCCTTCGCCGGGAACTGTGGGCTGCAGGCCAAGCTGGTGGCACCCGGGgccagtg ccctagAGGTGCTGTTTGCCGAGGAGCTGGGCCTGGTGCTGGAGGTGCCCAGCACTGTGGTAGGAGATGTCTGCAGACGGTACGAGGAGGCTGGAGTGCGGTGCCTGCCCATCGGGCACACGGGACCCCTGGGCCCCCAGTCCATG GTGCGGCTGCGGGTGAACGGGCAGGAGGAGCTGGCGCGGCCCGTGGGTGAGCTGCGCGCCATCTGGGAGGCCACGAGTTTCCAGCTGGAGCGGCTGCAAGCATCGCCTCACTGCGtggagcaggaggagagggggctgaCGCTGCGCCAGGGCCCCACCTTCACCCTGACCTTCGACCCCGAGGTCAAGCCCCCGCTGCTGTGCCAGATGG cccagcccggcccacGCGTGGCCATCCTGCGCGAGGAGGGCAGCAACGGGGACCGCGAGATGGTGGCAGCTTTCACTATGGCGGGGTTCCAG gcctGGGACGTGACCATGCAGGACCTGTTCACAGGAGAGGTGACTCTGGAGTCGTTCCGCGGCCTGGTCTTTGTGGGGGGCTTCAGCTACGCGGACGTCCTGGGGTCTGCAAAAG GCTGGGCAGCTTCAGTGACTTTCAACCCCCGGGCACGGGCCCAGTTCGAGGCGTTTCGCCAGCGTAGGAACACGTTCAGCCTGGGCATCTGCAACGGCTGCCAGCTGATGGCgctgctgggctgggtggggggcgAGAGCCCCCAGAGCGACCCCAcgg GTTGTGCCGTCAGTCCCGGGGTGCTGCTGACCCCCAACGATTCAGGCCGGTTCGAGTCGCGGTTCGTGGCGCTCGCCATCGAGGAGAGCCCGGCGGTGATGCTGCGGGGCATGGCTGGCTCCACCCTGGGAATCTGGGTGGCGCATGGAGAAG
- the LOC101941090 gene encoding phosphoribosylformylglycinamidine synthase-like isoform X2, producing the protein MTAQPWRCCTTTSAPGRRASLSPCCARPSPQETQLLHWLFGCPLESGDVATESFLRPAPTDLLIEIGPRLNFSTAFSTNVVSVCQAAGLGCIDRVERSHRYLLQCAQRPTPPEEDALVAVLSDRMTEQSYKEPIRSFAVAAHPAPTWDVDVLAGGRTALERASQELGLAFDSWDLDFYTDLFKRFGRNPTSVECFDLAQSNSEHSRHWFFKGRLLVDEKEVTESLFESIMRTQESSNPNNVIKFSDNSSAIRGRAVCSLWPRDPSRPSRFEKRTSTRHVIFTAETHNFPTGVAPFSGATTGTGGRIRDVQCTGRGAHVIAGTAGYSFGNLHIPGYPLPWEDPALPYPQNYAHPLQVAIRASDGASDYGNKFGEPVLAGFARSFGQRLPNGQRREWIKPIMFSGGIGTMEDIHVLKEPPKPGMLVVKVGGPVYRIGVGGSSASSIQVQGDNASELDFGAVQRGDPEMEQKMNRVLRGCVERGKANPICSLHDQGAGGNGNVLKELSDPAGAVIYASRFQLGDPTLSVLEIWGAEYQESNALLLRPTDTALLQRLGQRERCPVDVVGTITGDGRIVLVDDLEAPVTDMARVKPSGKKMPVDLQLEGVLGKMPQKEFVLSRHSPALRRLCLPPGLSVGDALERVLRLPAVASKRYLTNKVDRSVTGLVAQQQCVGPLHTPLADVAVVALSPFETVGAATALGEQPLKGLIDPGAGARLAVGEALTNLVFARVTDLRDVKCSGNWMWAAKQAGEGAALVDACGAMCEVMAQLGVAVDGGKDSLSMAARVGTDIVMAPGTLVVSAYAVCPDITATVTPDLKCPDGKGALLYVELCPERHRLGGSALAQCYSQLGDRCPDLENADTLAACFRLTQQLLQESVVSAGHDVSDGGLVTCLLEMAFAGNCGLQAKLVAPGASALEVLFAEELGLVLEVPSTVVGDVCRRYEEAGVRCLPIGHTGPLGPQSMVRLRVNGQEELARPVGELRAIWEATSFQLERLQASPHCVEQEERGLTLRQGPTFTLTFDPEVKPPLLCQMAQPGPRVAILREEGSNGDREMVAAFTMAGFQAWDVTMQDLFTGEVTLESFRGLVFVGGFSYADVLGSAKGWAASVTFNPRARAQFEAFRQRRNTFSLGICNGCQLMALLGWVGGESPQSDPTGCAVSPGVLLTPNDSGRFESRFVALAIEESPAVMLRGMAGSTLGIWVAHGEGRMRFRSPEVLAAVTSGGLAPLRYVDDQGQPTQEYPLNPNGSPLGIAGLCSPDGRHLAMMPHPERCVLPWQWAWMPPAWRSTMEVSPWLRMFQNACEWCLRHPKGES; encoded by the exons ATGAC GGCCCAACCATGGCGGTGCTGCACTACTACCAGCGCCCCGGGGCGGAGAGCGTCCTTGTCTCCCTGCTGCGCTCGGCccag cccccaggagaCCCAGCTGCTGCACTGGCTCTTCGGCTGCCCCTTGGAATCCGGAGACGTTGCCACGGAGTCCTTCCTGCGCCCAGCGCCCACCGACCTGCTGATAGAGATCGGGCCACG GCTGAACTTCTCCACGGCGTTCTCCACCAACGTGGTGTCCGTGTGCCAGGCCGCGGGGCTGGGCTGCATTGACCGTGTCGAGCGCTCCCACCGCTACCTGCTGCAG TGTGCCCAGCGCCCCACGCCCCCTGAGGAGGATGCCCTGGTGGCGGTGCTCAGTGACCGGATGACAGAGCAGAGCTACAAGGAACCAATCCGCAGTTTCGCTGTGGCcgcccaccctgcccccacctggGATGTGGATGTGCTGGCGGGGGGCCGCACTGCGCTGGAgagagccagccaggagctgg GCCTGGCCTTCGACTCCTGGGACCTGGATTTCTACACTGATCTCTTCAAGAGATTCGGGCGCAACCCGACCAGCGTGGAATGCTTCGACCTGGCCCAGTCCAACAG tgaGCACAGCCGACACTGGTTCTTCAAAGGGCGCCTCCTAGTGGACGAGAAGGAGGTCACGGAGTCGCTGTTCGAGTCCATCATGCGGACCCAGGAGAGCAGCAACCCCAACAACGTCATCAAGTTCTCGGACAACAGCAG TGCCATCCGGGGCAGGGCCGTGTGTTCCCTGTGGCCCCGCGACCCATCCCGCCCCAGCCGCTTCGAGAAGAGAACGTCGACCCGGCACgtcatcttcactgcagagaccCACAACTTCCCCACCG GGGTGGCCCCATTCAGCGGTGCCACAACGGGAACAGGCGGGCGGATCCGGGACGTGCAGTGCACGGGGCGTGGGGCCCACGTCATCGCCGGCACGGCCGGGTACAGCTTCGGAAACCTGCACATCcctg gctacCCTCTGCCCTGGGAGGACCCGGCATTGCCCTACCCCCAGAACTACGCCCACCCCCTGCAGGTGGCCATCAGGGCCAGCGATGGCGCCTCTGACTACGGCAATAAGTTTGGGGaacctgtcctggctg GGTTCGCCCGTTCCTTCGGCCAGCGGCTCCCCAACGGGCAGCGCCGCGAATGGATCAAGCCCATCATGTTCAGCGGGGGGATCGGCACCATGGAGGACATTCACGTGCTCAAGGAGCCCCCCAAGCCTG GGATGCTGGTGGTGAAAGTGGGGGGCCCCGTGTACCGGATCGGAGTTGGGGGGAGCTCAGCCTCCTCCATCCAG GTGCAGGGGGACAACGCCAGCGAGCTGGATTTCGGGGCGGTGCAGCGGGGGGACCCCGAGATGGAGCAGAAGATGAACCGGGTGCTGCGGGGCTGCGTGGAGAGAGGGAAGGCCAACCCCATCTGCAGCCTCCACGACCAGGGGGCCGGGGGCAATG ggAACGTGCTGAAGGAGCTGAGTGACCCAGCCGGGGCCGTGATCTACGCCAGCCGCTTCCAG CTGGGGGACCCCACGCTGAGTGTGCTAGAGATCTGGGGGGCCGAGTACCAGGAGTCCAACGCCCTCCTGCTGCGCCCCACTGACACCGCGCTGCTGCAGCGCCTGGGCCAGCGCGAACGCTGCCCCGTGGACGTCGTGGGCACCATCACCGGGGACGGACGG ATTGTGCTGGTGGACGACCTGGAGGCCCCGGTGACGGACATGGCGCGGGTGAAGCCCAGTGGGAAGAAGATGCCGGTCGACCTGCAGctggagggggtgctgggcaagATGCCACAAAAG GAATTTGTCTTGTCCCGCCACAGCCCAGCCCTCCGCCGCCTGTGCCTACCCCCTGGGCTGAGTGTGGGGGACGCCCTGGAGCGGGTCCTGCGGCTGCCGGCCGTGGCCAGCAAACGCTACCTGACCAATAAG GTGGACCGGTCGGTGACGGGGCTGGTGGCCCAGCAGCAGTGCGTGGggcccctgcacacacccctggCCGACGTGGCCGTGGTGGCTCTGTCCCCCTTCGAGACGGTGGGGGCGGCCACGGCCCTCGGGGAGCAGCCGCTCAAGGGACTGATCGACCCGGGCGCGGGGGCCCGGCTGGCCGTGGGCGAGGCGCTCACCAACCTGGTCTTCGCCCGCGTCACCGACCTGCGG GATGTGAAGTGCAGTGGGAACTGGATGTGGGCGGCCAAGCAGGCGGGCGAGGGCGCGGCGCTGGTGGATGCCTGTGGGGCCATGTGCGAAGTCATGGCCCAGCTGGGGGTGGCCGTGGACGGGGGCAAGGACTCGCTCAGCATGGCGGCCCGTGTGGGAACGGACATCGTCATGGCGcccg GGACATTGGTCGTCTCAGCCTATGCCGTGTGTCCGGACATCACGGCCACCGTCACACCCGACCTCAAGTGCCCTGATGGCAAag GGGCCCTACTGTACGTGGAGCTGTGCCCAGAGCGGCACCggctggggggcagtgccctggCGCAGTGCTACTCCCAGCTAGGGGATCGCTGCCCAGACCTGGAGAACGCGGACACCCTGGCAGCCTGCTTCCGCCTCACCCAGCAACTgctgcaag agtCGGTAGTGAGTGCTGGGCATGACGTGAGCGACGGGGGGCTGGTGACCTGCCTGCTGGAGATGGCCTTCGCCGGGAACTGTGGGCTGCAGGCCAAGCTGGTGGCACCCGGGgccagtg ccctagAGGTGCTGTTTGCCGAGGAGCTGGGCCTGGTGCTGGAGGTGCCCAGCACTGTGGTAGGAGATGTCTGCAGACGGTACGAGGAGGCTGGAGTGCGGTGCCTGCCCATCGGGCACACGGGACCCCTGGGCCCCCAGTCCATG GTGCGGCTGCGGGTGAACGGGCAGGAGGAGCTGGCGCGGCCCGTGGGTGAGCTGCGCGCCATCTGGGAGGCCACGAGTTTCCAGCTGGAGCGGCTGCAAGCATCGCCTCACTGCGtggagcaggaggagagggggctgaCGCTGCGCCAGGGCCCCACCTTCACCCTGACCTTCGACCCCGAGGTCAAGCCCCCGCTGCTGTGCCAGATGG cccagcccggcccacGCGTGGCCATCCTGCGCGAGGAGGGCAGCAACGGGGACCGCGAGATGGTGGCAGCTTTCACTATGGCGGGGTTCCAG gcctGGGACGTGACCATGCAGGACCTGTTCACAGGAGAGGTGACTCTGGAGTCGTTCCGCGGCCTGGTCTTTGTGGGGGGCTTCAGCTACGCGGACGTCCTGGGGTCTGCAAAAG GCTGGGCAGCTTCAGTGACTTTCAACCCCCGGGCACGGGCCCAGTTCGAGGCGTTTCGCCAGCGTAGGAACACGTTCAGCCTGGGCATCTGCAACGGCTGCCAGCTGATGGCgctgctgggctgggtggggggcgAGAGCCCCCAGAGCGACCCCAcgg GTTGTGCCGTCAGTCCCGGGGTGCTGCTGACCCCCAACGATTCAGGCCGGTTCGAGTCGCGGTTCGTGGCGCTCGCCATCGAGGAGAGCCCGGCGGTGATGCTGCGGGGCATGGCTGGCTCCACCCTGGGAATCTGGGTGGCGCATGGAGAAG
- the LOC101941090 gene encoding phosphoribosylformylglycinamidine synthase-like isoform X1: MAVLHYYQRPGAESVLVSLLRSAQAVLGGVCALHRELCYNVSWTGASPPSPQETQLLHWLFGCPLESGDVATESFLRPAPTDLLIEIGPRLNFSTAFSTNVVSVCQAAGLGCIDRVERSHRYLLQCAQRPTPPEEDALVAVLSDRMTEQSYKEPIRSFAVAAHPAPTWDVDVLAGGRTALERASQELGLAFDSWDLDFYTDLFKRFGRNPTSVECFDLAQSNSEHSRHWFFKGRLLVDEKEVTESLFESIMRTQESSNPNNVIKFSDNSSAIRGRAVCSLWPRDPSRPSRFEKRTSTRHVIFTAETHNFPTGVAPFSGATTGTGGRIRDVQCTGRGAHVIAGTAGYSFGNLHIPGYPLPWEDPALPYPQNYAHPLQVAIRASDGASDYGNKFGEPVLAGFARSFGQRLPNGQRREWIKPIMFSGGIGTMEDIHVLKEPPKPGMLVVKVGGPVYRIGVGGSSASSIQVQGDNASELDFGAVQRGDPEMEQKMNRVLRGCVERGKANPICSLHDQGAGGNGNVLKELSDPAGAVIYASRFQLGDPTLSVLEIWGAEYQESNALLLRPTDTALLQRLGQRERCPVDVVGTITGDGRIVLVDDLEAPVTDMARVKPSGKKMPVDLQLEGVLGKMPQKEFVLSRHSPALRRLCLPPGLSVGDALERVLRLPAVASKRYLTNKVDRSVTGLVAQQQCVGPLHTPLADVAVVALSPFETVGAATALGEQPLKGLIDPGAGARLAVGEALTNLVFARVTDLRDVKCSGNWMWAAKQAGEGAALVDACGAMCEVMAQLGVAVDGGKDSLSMAARVGTDIVMAPGTLVVSAYAVCPDITATVTPDLKCPDGKGALLYVELCPERHRLGGSALAQCYSQLGDRCPDLENADTLAACFRLTQQLLQESVVSAGHDVSDGGLVTCLLEMAFAGNCGLQAKLVAPGASALEVLFAEELGLVLEVPSTVVGDVCRRYEEAGVRCLPIGHTGPLGPQSMVRLRVNGQEELARPVGELRAIWEATSFQLERLQASPHCVEQEERGLTLRQGPTFTLTFDPEVKPPLLCQMAQPGPRVAILREEGSNGDREMVAAFTMAGFQAWDVTMQDLFTGEVTLESFRGLVFVGGFSYADVLGSAKGWAASVTFNPRARAQFEAFRQRRNTFSLGICNGCQLMALLGWVGGESPQSDPTGCAVSPGVLLTPNDSGRFESRFVALAIEESPAVMLRGMAGSTLGIWVAHGEGRMRFRSPEVLAAVTSGGLAPLRYVDDQGQPTQEYPLNPNGSPLGIAGLCSPDGRHLAMMPHPERCVLPWQWAWMPPAWRSTMEVSPWLRMFQNACEWCLRHPKGES, from the exons ATGGCGGTGCTGCACTACTACCAGCGCCCCGGGGCGGAGAGCGTCCTTGTCTCCCTGCTGCGCTCGGCccaggcggtgctggggggcgTCTGCGCCCTGCACAGGGAGCTGTGCTACAACGTCAGCTGGACAG GCGCgtcgccccccagcccccaggagaCCCAGCTGCTGCACTGGCTCTTCGGCTGCCCCTTGGAATCCGGAGACGTTGCCACGGAGTCCTTCCTGCGCCCAGCGCCCACCGACCTGCTGATAGAGATCGGGCCACG GCTGAACTTCTCCACGGCGTTCTCCACCAACGTGGTGTCCGTGTGCCAGGCCGCGGGGCTGGGCTGCATTGACCGTGTCGAGCGCTCCCACCGCTACCTGCTGCAG TGTGCCCAGCGCCCCACGCCCCCTGAGGAGGATGCCCTGGTGGCGGTGCTCAGTGACCGGATGACAGAGCAGAGCTACAAGGAACCAATCCGCAGTTTCGCTGTGGCcgcccaccctgcccccacctggGATGTGGATGTGCTGGCGGGGGGCCGCACTGCGCTGGAgagagccagccaggagctgg GCCTGGCCTTCGACTCCTGGGACCTGGATTTCTACACTGATCTCTTCAAGAGATTCGGGCGCAACCCGACCAGCGTGGAATGCTTCGACCTGGCCCAGTCCAACAG tgaGCACAGCCGACACTGGTTCTTCAAAGGGCGCCTCCTAGTGGACGAGAAGGAGGTCACGGAGTCGCTGTTCGAGTCCATCATGCGGACCCAGGAGAGCAGCAACCCCAACAACGTCATCAAGTTCTCGGACAACAGCAG TGCCATCCGGGGCAGGGCCGTGTGTTCCCTGTGGCCCCGCGACCCATCCCGCCCCAGCCGCTTCGAGAAGAGAACGTCGACCCGGCACgtcatcttcactgcagagaccCACAACTTCCCCACCG GGGTGGCCCCATTCAGCGGTGCCACAACGGGAACAGGCGGGCGGATCCGGGACGTGCAGTGCACGGGGCGTGGGGCCCACGTCATCGCCGGCACGGCCGGGTACAGCTTCGGAAACCTGCACATCcctg gctacCCTCTGCCCTGGGAGGACCCGGCATTGCCCTACCCCCAGAACTACGCCCACCCCCTGCAGGTGGCCATCAGGGCCAGCGATGGCGCCTCTGACTACGGCAATAAGTTTGGGGaacctgtcctggctg GGTTCGCCCGTTCCTTCGGCCAGCGGCTCCCCAACGGGCAGCGCCGCGAATGGATCAAGCCCATCATGTTCAGCGGGGGGATCGGCACCATGGAGGACATTCACGTGCTCAAGGAGCCCCCCAAGCCTG GGATGCTGGTGGTGAAAGTGGGGGGCCCCGTGTACCGGATCGGAGTTGGGGGGAGCTCAGCCTCCTCCATCCAG GTGCAGGGGGACAACGCCAGCGAGCTGGATTTCGGGGCGGTGCAGCGGGGGGACCCCGAGATGGAGCAGAAGATGAACCGGGTGCTGCGGGGCTGCGTGGAGAGAGGGAAGGCCAACCCCATCTGCAGCCTCCACGACCAGGGGGCCGGGGGCAATG ggAACGTGCTGAAGGAGCTGAGTGACCCAGCCGGGGCCGTGATCTACGCCAGCCGCTTCCAG CTGGGGGACCCCACGCTGAGTGTGCTAGAGATCTGGGGGGCCGAGTACCAGGAGTCCAACGCCCTCCTGCTGCGCCCCACTGACACCGCGCTGCTGCAGCGCCTGGGCCAGCGCGAACGCTGCCCCGTGGACGTCGTGGGCACCATCACCGGGGACGGACGG ATTGTGCTGGTGGACGACCTGGAGGCCCCGGTGACGGACATGGCGCGGGTGAAGCCCAGTGGGAAGAAGATGCCGGTCGACCTGCAGctggagggggtgctgggcaagATGCCACAAAAG GAATTTGTCTTGTCCCGCCACAGCCCAGCCCTCCGCCGCCTGTGCCTACCCCCTGGGCTGAGTGTGGGGGACGCCCTGGAGCGGGTCCTGCGGCTGCCGGCCGTGGCCAGCAAACGCTACCTGACCAATAAG GTGGACCGGTCGGTGACGGGGCTGGTGGCCCAGCAGCAGTGCGTGGggcccctgcacacacccctggCCGACGTGGCCGTGGTGGCTCTGTCCCCCTTCGAGACGGTGGGGGCGGCCACGGCCCTCGGGGAGCAGCCGCTCAAGGGACTGATCGACCCGGGCGCGGGGGCCCGGCTGGCCGTGGGCGAGGCGCTCACCAACCTGGTCTTCGCCCGCGTCACCGACCTGCGG GATGTGAAGTGCAGTGGGAACTGGATGTGGGCGGCCAAGCAGGCGGGCGAGGGCGCGGCGCTGGTGGATGCCTGTGGGGCCATGTGCGAAGTCATGGCCCAGCTGGGGGTGGCCGTGGACGGGGGCAAGGACTCGCTCAGCATGGCGGCCCGTGTGGGAACGGACATCGTCATGGCGcccg GGACATTGGTCGTCTCAGCCTATGCCGTGTGTCCGGACATCACGGCCACCGTCACACCCGACCTCAAGTGCCCTGATGGCAAag GGGCCCTACTGTACGTGGAGCTGTGCCCAGAGCGGCACCggctggggggcagtgccctggCGCAGTGCTACTCCCAGCTAGGGGATCGCTGCCCAGACCTGGAGAACGCGGACACCCTGGCAGCCTGCTTCCGCCTCACCCAGCAACTgctgcaag agtCGGTAGTGAGTGCTGGGCATGACGTGAGCGACGGGGGGCTGGTGACCTGCCTGCTGGAGATGGCCTTCGCCGGGAACTGTGGGCTGCAGGCCAAGCTGGTGGCACCCGGGgccagtg ccctagAGGTGCTGTTTGCCGAGGAGCTGGGCCTGGTGCTGGAGGTGCCCAGCACTGTGGTAGGAGATGTCTGCAGACGGTACGAGGAGGCTGGAGTGCGGTGCCTGCCCATCGGGCACACGGGACCCCTGGGCCCCCAGTCCATG GTGCGGCTGCGGGTGAACGGGCAGGAGGAGCTGGCGCGGCCCGTGGGTGAGCTGCGCGCCATCTGGGAGGCCACGAGTTTCCAGCTGGAGCGGCTGCAAGCATCGCCTCACTGCGtggagcaggaggagagggggctgaCGCTGCGCCAGGGCCCCACCTTCACCCTGACCTTCGACCCCGAGGTCAAGCCCCCGCTGCTGTGCCAGATGG cccagcccggcccacGCGTGGCCATCCTGCGCGAGGAGGGCAGCAACGGGGACCGCGAGATGGTGGCAGCTTTCACTATGGCGGGGTTCCAG gcctGGGACGTGACCATGCAGGACCTGTTCACAGGAGAGGTGACTCTGGAGTCGTTCCGCGGCCTGGTCTTTGTGGGGGGCTTCAGCTACGCGGACGTCCTGGGGTCTGCAAAAG GCTGGGCAGCTTCAGTGACTTTCAACCCCCGGGCACGGGCCCAGTTCGAGGCGTTTCGCCAGCGTAGGAACACGTTCAGCCTGGGCATCTGCAACGGCTGCCAGCTGATGGCgctgctgggctgggtggggggcgAGAGCCCCCAGAGCGACCCCAcgg GTTGTGCCGTCAGTCCCGGGGTGCTGCTGACCCCCAACGATTCAGGCCGGTTCGAGTCGCGGTTCGTGGCGCTCGCCATCGAGGAGAGCCCGGCGGTGATGCTGCGGGGCATGGCTGGCTCCACCCTGGGAATCTGGGTGGCGCATGGAGAAG